A genomic region of Magnolia sinica isolate HGM2019 chromosome 6, MsV1, whole genome shotgun sequence contains the following coding sequences:
- the LOC131248732 gene encoding probable cinnamyl alcohol dehydrogenase 1 isoform X1 yields MSTQGTDNNCLGWAARDASGILSPYKFSRRVLGCDDVSLKITHCGVCYADVIWARNQHGDSKYPLVPGHEIVGIVKEVGSNVNRFKIGDHVGVGTYVNSCRECEYCNDRLEIYCTKFLTSTFNAIDVDGMITKGGYSSHIVAHERYCYMIPDSYPLASAAPLLCAGITVYSPMMRHKMNQPGKSLGVIGLGGLGHMAVKFGKAFGLNVTVFSTSESKKEEALKLLGADKFIISSDEQQMKGAVKSLDFIVDTASGDHPLDQYMPLLKTGGILSLVSFPSEIRLSPANLNMGMKSISGSLTGGTKETQEMIDFCAAHKIYPEIEVIGIQYINEALERLINKDVKYRFVIDIDNSLK; encoded by the exons GGTTCTTGGATGTGATGATGTCTCACTGAAAATAACGCACTGCGGAGTTTGTTATGCTGATGTCATTTGGGCAAGGAATCAACATGGAGACTCAAAGTATCCTTTGGTGCCTGG GCATGAGATCGTGGGTATTGTCAAAGAGGTTGGTTCCAATGTTAACCGCTTCAAAATCGGTGACCATGTTGGTGTTGGAACATATGTCAACTCATGCAGAGAGTGTGAATACTGTAATGATAGACTGGAAATTTATTGCACAAAGTTTCTAACTTCTACTTTCAATGCGATTGATGTGGATGGCATGATCACGAAAGGGGGATATTCCAGTCATATTGTAGCTCATGAGAG GTACTGCTATATGATACCTGACAGCTACCCATTAGCTTCTGCAGCGCCATTACTATGTGCAGGAATTACAGTGTATTCCCCTATGATGCGCCATAAGATGAACCAACCTGGTAAATCTCTTGGAGTGATCGGCCTTGGTGGGCTCGGTCATATGGCTGTGAAGTTTGGAAAGGCTTTTGGTCTAAATGTAACAGTATTCAGTACAAGCGAATCCAAGAAAGAGGAGGCACTAAAACTCTTGGGAGCAGACAAGTTCATTATCTCATCTGATGAGCAGCAGATGAAG GGCGCAGTTAAATCCCTTGACTTTATAGTCGACACTGCGTCTGGCGATCACCCATTGGATCAATACATGCCACTCCTGAAGACTGGTGGGATTCTATCCCTGGTGAGCTTTCCAAGTGAAATTCGACTCAGTCCTGCGAACCTCAATATGG GTATGAAAAGCATTTCTGGAAGTCTTACTGGTGGTACTAAAGAGACACAGGAAATGATAGATTTCTGCGCTGCTCATAAAATTTACCCAGAAATAGAAGTCATTGGGATTCAGTACATAAACGAAGCTCTTGAAAGGCTGATAAACAAGGATGTGAAGTACCGCTTTGTGATAGATATTGATAACTCCTTGAAGTGA
- the LOC131248731 gene encoding 2-alkenal reductase (NADP(+)-dependent)-like isoform X3, with amino-acid sequence MALFVVSLVCYVETFCFSGLLFHWFTPSGLDCGLNTFIVMTLILVFIFAIVALHPAVGLLKSKFGFDDAFNYKEEPDLTVALKRHFLEGIDIYFESVGGKMLDAVLANMKYHGRIAVCRKLYA; translated from the exons ATGGCGTTGTTTGTTGTCTCGCTTGTTTGTTATGTGGAAACATTTTGCTTCTCGGGGCTGCTCTTCCACTGGTTTACTCCCTCAGGACTTGATTGTGGTCTTAACACCTTTATCGTTatgactttgattctagttttcaTTTTTGCTATTGTGGCGCTGCATCCAGCT GTTGGTCTATTGAAGAGTAAGTTTGGGTTTGATGATGCTTTCAACTACAAGGAAGAACCTGACTTGACTGTAGCTTTAAAAAG GCATTTTCTTGAGGGCATCGACATTTACTTTGAGAGCGTGGGCGGCAAAATGCTTGATGCAGTACTAGCGAACATGAAGTACCATGGTCGCATTGCAGTGTGCA GAAAGCTCTATGCATAG
- the LOC131248731 gene encoding uncharacterized protein LOC131248731 isoform X1 produces MALFVVSLVCYVETFCFSGLLFHWFTPSGLDCGLNTFIVMTLILVFIFAIVALHPAVGLLKSKFGFDDAFNYKEEPDLTVALKRHFLEGIDIYFESVGGKMLDAVLANMKYHGRIAVCTLCIEPDKKRQCNLAICLIERKNFRSKISP; encoded by the exons ATGGCGTTGTTTGTTGTCTCGCTTGTTTGTTATGTGGAAACATTTTGCTTCTCGGGGCTGCTCTTCCACTGGTTTACTCCCTCAGGACTTGATTGTGGTCTTAACACCTTTATCGTTatgactttgattctagttttcaTTTTTGCTATTGTGGCGCTGCATCCAGCT GTTGGTCTATTGAAGAGTAAGTTTGGGTTTGATGATGCTTTCAACTACAAGGAAGAACCTGACTTGACTGTAGCTTTAAAAAG GCATTTTCTTGAGGGCATCGACATTTACTTTGAGAGCGTGGGCGGCAAAATGCTTGATGCAGTACTAGCGAACATGAAGTACCATGGTCGCATTGCAGTGTGCA CTCTATGCATAGAACCAGATAAAAAGAGGCAATGCAATCTGGCCATTTGCTTGATAGAAAGGAAGAATTTCAGAAGCAAAATCTCTCCTTGA
- the LOC131248731 gene encoding 2-alkenal reductase (NADP(+)-dependent)-like isoform X4, with protein sequence MLDMSFFLRVGLLKSKFGFDDAFNYKEEPDLTVALKRHFLEGIDIYFESVGGKMLDAVLANMKYHGRIAVCTLCIEPDKKRQCNLAICLIERKNFRSKISP encoded by the exons ATGCTTGACATGAGTTTTTTCTTGAGG GTTGGTCTATTGAAGAGTAAGTTTGGGTTTGATGATGCTTTCAACTACAAGGAAGAACCTGACTTGACTGTAGCTTTAAAAAG GCATTTTCTTGAGGGCATCGACATTTACTTTGAGAGCGTGGGCGGCAAAATGCTTGATGCAGTACTAGCGAACATGAAGTACCATGGTCGCATTGCAGTGTGCA CTCTATGCATAGAACCAGATAAAAAGAGGCAATGCAATCTGGCCATTTGCTTGATAGAAAGGAAGAATTTCAGAAGCAAAATCTCTCCTTGA
- the LOC131248732 gene encoding probable cinnamyl alcohol dehydrogenase 1 isoform X2: protein MANNMQPLDNLKKRNMSFPNMVLGCDDVSLKITHCGVCYADVIWARNQHGDSKYPLVPGHEIVGIVKEVGSNVNRFKIGDHVGVGTYVNSCRECEYCNDRLEIYCTKFLTSTFNAIDVDGMITKGGYSSHIVAHERYCYMIPDSYPLASAAPLLCAGITVYSPMMRHKMNQPGKSLGVIGLGGLGHMAVKFGKAFGLNVTVFSTSESKKEEALKLLGADKFIISSDEQQMKGAVKSLDFIVDTASGDHPLDQYMPLLKTGGILSLVSFPSEIRLSPANLNMGMKSISGSLTGGTKETQEMIDFCAAHKIYPEIEVIGIQYINEALERLINKDVKYRFVIDIDNSLK from the exons GGTTCTTGGATGTGATGATGTCTCACTGAAAATAACGCACTGCGGAGTTTGTTATGCTGATGTCATTTGGGCAAGGAATCAACATGGAGACTCAAAGTATCCTTTGGTGCCTGG GCATGAGATCGTGGGTATTGTCAAAGAGGTTGGTTCCAATGTTAACCGCTTCAAAATCGGTGACCATGTTGGTGTTGGAACATATGTCAACTCATGCAGAGAGTGTGAATACTGTAATGATAGACTGGAAATTTATTGCACAAAGTTTCTAACTTCTACTTTCAATGCGATTGATGTGGATGGCATGATCACGAAAGGGGGATATTCCAGTCATATTGTAGCTCATGAGAG GTACTGCTATATGATACCTGACAGCTACCCATTAGCTTCTGCAGCGCCATTACTATGTGCAGGAATTACAGTGTATTCCCCTATGATGCGCCATAAGATGAACCAACCTGGTAAATCTCTTGGAGTGATCGGCCTTGGTGGGCTCGGTCATATGGCTGTGAAGTTTGGAAAGGCTTTTGGTCTAAATGTAACAGTATTCAGTACAAGCGAATCCAAGAAAGAGGAGGCACTAAAACTCTTGGGAGCAGACAAGTTCATTATCTCATCTGATGAGCAGCAGATGAAG GGCGCAGTTAAATCCCTTGACTTTATAGTCGACACTGCGTCTGGCGATCACCCATTGGATCAATACATGCCACTCCTGAAGACTGGTGGGATTCTATCCCTGGTGAGCTTTCCAAGTGAAATTCGACTCAGTCCTGCGAACCTCAATATGG GTATGAAAAGCATTTCTGGAAGTCTTACTGGTGGTACTAAAGAGACACAGGAAATGATAGATTTCTGCGCTGCTCATAAAATTTACCCAGAAATAGAAGTCATTGGGATTCAGTACATAAACGAAGCTCTTGAAAGGCTGATAAACAAGGATGTGAAGTACCGCTTTGTGATAGATATTGATAACTCCTTGAAGTGA
- the LOC131248732 gene encoding probable cinnamyl alcohol dehydrogenase 1 isoform X3 produces the protein MHGELVHISTIGRRVLGCDDVSLKITHCGVCYADVIWARNQHGDSKYPLVPGHEIVGIVKEVGSNVNRFKIGDHVGVGTYVNSCRECEYCNDRLEIYCTKFLTSTFNAIDVDGMITKGGYSSHIVAHERYCYMIPDSYPLASAAPLLCAGITVYSPMMRHKMNQPGKSLGVIGLGGLGHMAVKFGKAFGLNVTVFSTSESKKEEALKLLGADKFIISSDEQQMKGAVKSLDFIVDTASGDHPLDQYMPLLKTGGILSLVSFPSEIRLSPANLNMGMKSISGSLTGGTKETQEMIDFCAAHKIYPEIEVIGIQYINEALERLINKDVKYRFVIDIDNSLK, from the exons ATGCATGGAGAGCTGGTGCACATTTCCACCATTGGAAGAAG GGTTCTTGGATGTGATGATGTCTCACTGAAAATAACGCACTGCGGAGTTTGTTATGCTGATGTCATTTGGGCAAGGAATCAACATGGAGACTCAAAGTATCCTTTGGTGCCTGG GCATGAGATCGTGGGTATTGTCAAAGAGGTTGGTTCCAATGTTAACCGCTTCAAAATCGGTGACCATGTTGGTGTTGGAACATATGTCAACTCATGCAGAGAGTGTGAATACTGTAATGATAGACTGGAAATTTATTGCACAAAGTTTCTAACTTCTACTTTCAATGCGATTGATGTGGATGGCATGATCACGAAAGGGGGATATTCCAGTCATATTGTAGCTCATGAGAG GTACTGCTATATGATACCTGACAGCTACCCATTAGCTTCTGCAGCGCCATTACTATGTGCAGGAATTACAGTGTATTCCCCTATGATGCGCCATAAGATGAACCAACCTGGTAAATCTCTTGGAGTGATCGGCCTTGGTGGGCTCGGTCATATGGCTGTGAAGTTTGGAAAGGCTTTTGGTCTAAATGTAACAGTATTCAGTACAAGCGAATCCAAGAAAGAGGAGGCACTAAAACTCTTGGGAGCAGACAAGTTCATTATCTCATCTGATGAGCAGCAGATGAAG GGCGCAGTTAAATCCCTTGACTTTATAGTCGACACTGCGTCTGGCGATCACCCATTGGATCAATACATGCCACTCCTGAAGACTGGTGGGATTCTATCCCTGGTGAGCTTTCCAAGTGAAATTCGACTCAGTCCTGCGAACCTCAATATGG GTATGAAAAGCATTTCTGGAAGTCTTACTGGTGGTACTAAAGAGACACAGGAAATGATAGATTTCTGCGCTGCTCATAAAATTTACCCAGAAATAGAAGTCATTGGGATTCAGTACATAAACGAAGCTCTTGAAAGGCTGATAAACAAGGATGTGAAGTACCGCTTTGTGATAGATATTGATAACTCCTTGAAGTGA
- the LOC131248731 gene encoding uncharacterized protein LOC131248731 isoform X2: protein MALFVVSLVCYVETFCFSGLLFHWFTPSGLDCGLNTFIVMTLILVFIFAIVALHPAVGLLKSKFGFDDAFNYKEEPDLTVALKRHFLEGIDIYFESVGGKMLDAVLANMKYHGRIAVCKRKNFRSKISP from the exons ATGGCGTTGTTTGTTGTCTCGCTTGTTTGTTATGTGGAAACATTTTGCTTCTCGGGGCTGCTCTTCCACTGGTTTACTCCCTCAGGACTTGATTGTGGTCTTAACACCTTTATCGTTatgactttgattctagttttcaTTTTTGCTATTGTGGCGCTGCATCCAGCT GTTGGTCTATTGAAGAGTAAGTTTGGGTTTGATGATGCTTTCAACTACAAGGAAGAACCTGACTTGACTGTAGCTTTAAAAAG GCATTTTCTTGAGGGCATCGACATTTACTTTGAGAGCGTGGGCGGCAAAATGCTTGATGCAGTACTAGCGAACATGAAGTACCATGGTCGCATTGCAGTGTGCA AAAGGAAGAATTTCAGAAGCAAAATCTCTCCTTGA